The Phocoena phocoena chromosome 4, mPhoPho1.1, whole genome shotgun sequence genome contains a region encoding:
- the TFG gene encoding protein TFG isoform X2, which yields MNGQLDLSGKLIIKAQLGEDIRRIPIHNEDITYDELVLMMQRVFRGKLLSNDEVTIKYKDEDGDLITIFDSSDLSFAIQCSRILKLTLFVNGQPRPLESSQVKYLRRELIELRNKVNRLLDSLEPPGEPGPSTNIPENDTVDSREEKPAASDSSGKQSTQVMAASMSAFDPLKNQDEINKNVMSAFGLTDDQVSGPPSAPAEDRSGTPDSIASSSSAAHPPGVQPQQPPYTGAQTQAGQSEGQMYQQYPQQAGYGTQPQVPPQPTQQYGIQYAGYSQQTGPQQPQQFQGYGQQPASQAPAPAFSGQPQQLAAQPPQQYQASSYPPQTYTTQTSQPTNYTVAPASQPGMAPSQPGAYQPRPGFTPPPGSTMTPLPSGSNPYARSRPPFGQGYTQPGPGYR from the exons ATGAATGGGCAGTTGGATCTGAGTGGGAAGCTAATTATCAAAGCTCAACTTGGAGAGGATATTCGACGAATTCCCATTCATAATGAAGATATTACTTATGATGAATTAGTGCTAATGATGCAGAGAGTCTTCAGAGGAAAACTTCTGAGTAATGATGAagttacaataaaatataaagatgaag atgGAGATCTTATAACAATTTTTGATAGTTCTGACCTTTCCTTTGCAATTCAGTGTAGTAGGATACTGAAACTGACGTTATTTG TTAATGGCCAACCAAGACCCCTTGAATCAAGTCAGGTGAAATATCTTCGTCGAGAACTGATAGAACTTCGAAATAAAGTGAATCGCTTATTGGATAGCTTGGAACCACCTGGAGAACCAGGACCATCCACCAACATTCCTGAAAATG ATACTGTGGATAGTAGGGAAGAAAAGCCTGCTGCTTCTGATTCTTCTGGGAAACAGTCTACTCAGGTTATGGCAGCAAGTATGTCAGCTTTTGATCCTTTAAAAAACCAAGatgaaatcaataaaaatgtCATGTCAGCATTTGGCTTAACAGATGATCAGGTTTCAG GGCCACCCAGTGCTCCTGCCGAAGACCGTTCAGGAACTCCCGACAGCAttgcttcctcctcctctgcagCTCACCCACCAGGAGTTCAGCCACAGCAGCCACCATATACAGGAGCTCAGACTCAAGCAGGTCAGAGTGAAG GTCAGATGTACCAGCAGTACCCGCAGCAGGCTGGCTATGGCACTCAGCCACAGGTGCCCCCCCAGCCGACGCAGCAGTACGGTATTCAGTATGCAG GCTACAGTCAGCAGACTGGACCCCAGCAACCTCAGCAGTTCCAGGGATACGGCCAGCAGCCAGCTTCCCAGGCACCGGCTCCTGCCTTCTCTGGTCAGCCTCAGCAACTTGCTGCTCAGCCGCCACAGCAGTACCAGGCGAGCAGTTACCCTCCACAGACCTACACTACCCAAACTTCTCAGCCCACTAATTACACTGTGGCCCCTGCCTCACAACCTGGAATGGCTCCAAGCCAACCCGGGGCCTATCAACCAAGACCAGGTTTCACTCCACCTCCTGGGAGTACCATGACCCCTCTTCCGAGTGGGTCTAACCCTTATGCACGTAGCCGTCCTCCCTTTGGTCAGGGCTATACCCAACCTGGACCAGGTTATCGATAA
- the TFG gene encoding protein TFG isoform X3: protein MNGQLDLSGKLIIKAQLGEDIRRIPIHNEDITYDELVLMMQRVFRGKLLSNDEVTIKYKDEDGDLITIFDSSDLSFAIQCSRILKLTLFVNGQPRPLESSQVKYLRRELIELRNKVNRLLDSLEPPGEPGPSTNIPENDTVDSREEKPAASDSSGKQSTQVMAASMSAFDPLKNQDEINKNVMSAFGLTDDQVSGPPSAPAEDRSGTPDSIASSSSAAHPPGVQPQQPPYTGAQTQAGQMYQQYPQQAGYGTQPQVPPQPTQQYGIQYAAGYSQQTGPQQPQQFQGYGQQPASQAPAPAFSGQPQQLAAQPPQQYQASSYPPQTYTTQTSQPTNYTVAPASQPGMAPSQPGAYQPRPGFTPPPGSTMTPLPSGSNPYARSRPPFGQGYTQPGPGYR, encoded by the exons ATGAATGGGCAGTTGGATCTGAGTGGGAAGCTAATTATCAAAGCTCAACTTGGAGAGGATATTCGACGAATTCCCATTCATAATGAAGATATTACTTATGATGAATTAGTGCTAATGATGCAGAGAGTCTTCAGAGGAAAACTTCTGAGTAATGATGAagttacaataaaatataaagatgaag atgGAGATCTTATAACAATTTTTGATAGTTCTGACCTTTCCTTTGCAATTCAGTGTAGTAGGATACTGAAACTGACGTTATTTG TTAATGGCCAACCAAGACCCCTTGAATCAAGTCAGGTGAAATATCTTCGTCGAGAACTGATAGAACTTCGAAATAAAGTGAATCGCTTATTGGATAGCTTGGAACCACCTGGAGAACCAGGACCATCCACCAACATTCCTGAAAATG ATACTGTGGATAGTAGGGAAGAAAAGCCTGCTGCTTCTGATTCTTCTGGGAAACAGTCTACTCAGGTTATGGCAGCAAGTATGTCAGCTTTTGATCCTTTAAAAAACCAAGatgaaatcaataaaaatgtCATGTCAGCATTTGGCTTAACAGATGATCAGGTTTCAG GGCCACCCAGTGCTCCTGCCGAAGACCGTTCAGGAACTCCCGACAGCAttgcttcctcctcctctgcagCTCACCCACCAGGAGTTCAGCCACAGCAGCCACCATATACAGGAGCTCAGACTCAAGCAG GTCAGATGTACCAGCAGTACCCGCAGCAGGCTGGCTATGGCACTCAGCCACAGGTGCCCCCCCAGCCGACGCAGCAGTACGGTATTCAGTATGCAG CAGGCTACAGTCAGCAGACTGGACCCCAGCAACCTCAGCAGTTCCAGGGATACGGCCAGCAGCCAGCTTCCCAGGCACCGGCTCCTGCCTTCTCTGGTCAGCCTCAGCAACTTGCTGCTCAGCCGCCACAGCAGTACCAGGCGAGCAGTTACCCTCCACAGACCTACACTACCCAAACTTCTCAGCCCACTAATTACACTGTGGCCCCTGCCTCACAACCTGGAATGGCTCCAAGCCAACCCGGGGCCTATCAACCAAGACCAGGTTTCACTCCACCTCCTGGGAGTACCATGACCCCTCTTCCGAGTGGGTCTAACCCTTATGCACGTAGCCGTCCTCCCTTTGGTCAGGGCTATACCCAACCTGGACCAGGTTATCGATAA
- the TFG gene encoding protein TFG isoform X1 — protein MNGQLDLSGKLIIKAQLGEDIRRIPIHNEDITYDELVLMMQRVFRGKLLSNDEVTIKYKDEDGDLITIFDSSDLSFAIQCSRILKLTLFVNGQPRPLESSQVKYLRRELIELRNKVNRLLDSLEPPGEPGPSTNIPENDTVDSREEKPAASDSSGKQSTQVMAASMSAFDPLKNQDEINKNVMSAFGLTDDQVSGPPSAPAEDRSGTPDSIASSSSAAHPPGVQPQQPPYTGAQTQAGQSEGQMYQQYPQQAGYGTQPQVPPQPTQQYGIQYAAGYSQQTGPQQPQQFQGYGQQPASQAPAPAFSGQPQQLAAQPPQQYQASSYPPQTYTTQTSQPTNYTVAPASQPGMAPSQPGAYQPRPGFTPPPGSTMTPLPSGSNPYARSRPPFGQGYTQPGPGYR, from the exons ATGAATGGGCAGTTGGATCTGAGTGGGAAGCTAATTATCAAAGCTCAACTTGGAGAGGATATTCGACGAATTCCCATTCATAATGAAGATATTACTTATGATGAATTAGTGCTAATGATGCAGAGAGTCTTCAGAGGAAAACTTCTGAGTAATGATGAagttacaataaaatataaagatgaag atgGAGATCTTATAACAATTTTTGATAGTTCTGACCTTTCCTTTGCAATTCAGTGTAGTAGGATACTGAAACTGACGTTATTTG TTAATGGCCAACCAAGACCCCTTGAATCAAGTCAGGTGAAATATCTTCGTCGAGAACTGATAGAACTTCGAAATAAAGTGAATCGCTTATTGGATAGCTTGGAACCACCTGGAGAACCAGGACCATCCACCAACATTCCTGAAAATG ATACTGTGGATAGTAGGGAAGAAAAGCCTGCTGCTTCTGATTCTTCTGGGAAACAGTCTACTCAGGTTATGGCAGCAAGTATGTCAGCTTTTGATCCTTTAAAAAACCAAGatgaaatcaataaaaatgtCATGTCAGCATTTGGCTTAACAGATGATCAGGTTTCAG GGCCACCCAGTGCTCCTGCCGAAGACCGTTCAGGAACTCCCGACAGCAttgcttcctcctcctctgcagCTCACCCACCAGGAGTTCAGCCACAGCAGCCACCATATACAGGAGCTCAGACTCAAGCAGGTCAGAGTGAAG GTCAGATGTACCAGCAGTACCCGCAGCAGGCTGGCTATGGCACTCAGCCACAGGTGCCCCCCCAGCCGACGCAGCAGTACGGTATTCAGTATGCAG CAGGCTACAGTCAGCAGACTGGACCCCAGCAACCTCAGCAGTTCCAGGGATACGGCCAGCAGCCAGCTTCCCAGGCACCGGCTCCTGCCTTCTCTGGTCAGCCTCAGCAACTTGCTGCTCAGCCGCCACAGCAGTACCAGGCGAGCAGTTACCCTCCACAGACCTACACTACCCAAACTTCTCAGCCCACTAATTACACTGTGGCCCCTGCCTCACAACCTGGAATGGCTCCAAGCCAACCCGGGGCCTATCAACCAAGACCAGGTTTCACTCCACCTCCTGGGAGTACCATGACCCCTCTTCCGAGTGGGTCTAACCCTTATGCACGTAGCCGTCCTCCCTTTGGTCAGGGCTATACCCAACCTGGACCAGGTTATCGATAA